Part of the Myxococcales bacterium genome is shown below.
AGCTTGTGCAACCAAAAGCGCGTATCGACCCAGAAGACGGCGCCGTCGTCGACGAAGAATTGGGCGATGTCCCAGACGGGCGCAAGCCACTCGCGAGCCCCCGTGGCGCGAGAGACGCGGACCACGCCGGGCTTCCCACCGTCGCTCATGCTGTCGGTGTAGAAGAACGCCTCGTCGATGCCGAGGAGGGTCGTCGGTTCGCCGAGAGAGCCGATCACGTCGACGCGGCCGCTCTTGGCGCGGTGGACTTCAGCGCCACTCTGCCAATAGACGGCGTCGCCGAGCCGGCAGAAGCGAATCGGTGCGAAGCCGTGCCTCGAGCGCTCCACCTCGATGGGCGCTCGTTCGCCTTTCCGCTGCGCGAAGATGACGCCGCCGGCGTCCCAGTAGAGGTGGCTCGAGTCCATCGTGAGCGCGAAGACGGTCTGAACGGGCTGCCGGTCGAGGCGCCCGCCGCGTCGCTCCACGGTGACGAGCTCGTAGCGAATGGCGACGCCCGCGCGGGGCGGCTCGCTCTCTTGGATGCCGTAGACGCGCTCGTCGTCGACCAACATCGCGTAGAGCGGGCGATCGAGGGTCGCGACGAGCTCGGTCGGCGAGGTTGGCGCGGGGGCTTTTGCTGTCGGCATGTCAGAGGTTCGCGGCGCTGCGCCGCATCCGAGCGCAGCGCTCGCGGCGACCGCCGCGACTGCGTAGGAAGCGATGAGCTGAAGCGAGAGCATCCGGCCCACGAGTCTACCGCCGCTGGGGTGCACTCACTGCTCGACGCAGTAGAACTCGTGGTTGGCGGGGCACGCGTCCAGGAGCTTCGCAAATGCGTCGACCTTGAGGCCGACGTAGCCACACCGACCCGTTCCGCCAGCGCCCGTGGTGTTGGACCAGTCCGCACAGTTTTGGTCGGTGAGCCAGGTTGGTCCGAGGCCCGTCCAAGCGAGCGTCGTTGAGCTCGCAACCGCGATCGCGTTGGTGAGGGGAGCGGTGAAGAGGCCAGCGGCGTCGGTCGTGCCGATCACGGTGCCGTCCGGGCGGCGGTATTCCGTGGCCGGCGAGAGCACCCAGTCGTCGTGCTCCGCGCCGCCCCCCGAACAGAAGTCGGTCGTGCACGCCGTCCGGGTGGCCCCCACCAGCAGAGCCTTCGCGAGCGCGACGCCGTCGGGCCGACTATCCTGGCAAGCGAGGTCGGCGCTCGCGATCGAGTTCCAGTTCGCCCGCGACGGAGGCTTGTGGAGGAAGATGACTTTGTAGGGCGTACCAATGTCCGCCTTGACGCCGGTGTCCTTCGCTAGAGCGTCCTGGACATTGGCGTCTTGGGACAGCGTGGCGTCGAACGAGCTCGCGTCGCCGCTCCCGCCGTCGGTAGCGCCGTCGGTCGGAGTGGTTGCACCATCGCCGCTGGCGGCGTCGGCCTGCGGCGCACCATCGCTGCCGAGCGCCGCTGCGTCGACGAGCTGGGCGCGGTCAGGCGTGTCGGCTACGTCGCCGGTGAGCAGGAGCTGGCAGCCGGCGGCCGCTGCTCCAAGCAACAGAATCGTTCGAAAGCCAAGTACGGTGCGCATCGCCCACCGCAGCGTTTACCACGTCCCCGCCGAGGGCCGCGCAAGGGTCGAAGGCCGAACGACGCGCGTTCGGGGGCCGACTGGCGAGCCCTCTCCCGTTGGCCTTTACCGCGCCCGCTTGATCGGTTAGCGTCCGCGCCCTTCAAATACTTAGCGTAAGGCCAGGGGAGAGGTGACCGAGTGGCCGAAGGTACCCGCTTGCTAAGCGGGCGTGGGGCTAAAACTCCACCGCGGGTTCGAATCCCGCCCTCTCCGCAACGATTCTCGCAGCGCTGCAGTCTTGCTCGGTCGGTGCAGTCGTCCCGACAGGATTCGAACCCGCGCGCGGGTCGAGGTACGAAGTGCAGCGCCCCATGCTCGTCGAGGGAGGCCGGTGAACGGAGCCTGCGCTGGAGCGGTGGGCGTGTGCAGCGGCCCCGCCCCCGTGAGCAGGCCCGTCGGCCCGGCGCCCGCGAGGCTGAGGCACGCCCCCGCGCTACCAGCCGCGCCGGCGCACGAGCCTGCTGGAGTGCTGCCGCAACAAGCGCGAAGGCCCAGCCGCTCCAGCCGCGATCGACCGAGCGACCCACCGTGCATCCATCGCTGGCCGACTCTGAGCCGCAGTCGTCGCCGGCGCACGTCGACGGTGAAGCCGCCGCACCCGCCGCCGCTCCAGCGCCTCCCGTTTCCGGCAGCGAGCGACCGCCGTCACTCCCGGGGGAGCTTCCATCAGGAAGCCGCGGGCTACCGCCTTCGCCCCCGGGGAGCTTCCGTCGGGCAGCGCCGGGCTACCGCTGTCGCTCGTCGGCGCGCCTCCATCCGGCAGCGGCAGCGCTCCCGCCGGGCCGATCAGCTCGGCGCCCGTGACGCCACGCGCCGGCAGGAATGATGTCGCTGGTGCTGCCGTTGCCGTTCAGGTCAGGATGTCCGCGCCCACCGTACGAGCCGGTGAGCCGGACTGGAGCCTGTACGTGACGGTGTCGATGAACAGCGGATCGCCGTTGATTCCGGCGGGGCTCCCGTTGTCCCGGTTGTGCGTCGCCTTCCAAGTGTTGAACGTGAGCTGCGCTCCGTTGAGGCTCCCAAACACGTCGAAGCCGAAGTACACGTTGTTGCTCGAAGGAGTGCCCACCGAACGTCGGCGCCTCACCGAGGTTCATCGCCTCGCTCAGCGAGCCGTAGAAGATGTTGTTGTGGACGCGAACGTTGTCCATCTCCGCCGACTGATTGTTGACGCTGTAGCCTGCGTCGTTCGGACGAGCGTTCGTCGAGATGATGGTGTTGTTGACGACGTCGATGTTGTCAGCCTGGCTCCCGCCGCCGAAGAGCCGAACGGCGACGTCGTTATCCTTCAGCACGTTCTGGAAGATCTTGCTTCCGGCGGCGGCGATCCGCGGAACGCGCCGGCCGTGGTGTTCTCGATCCAGTTTCTTCGGAACACGTTGTCGAGCTGGGGCCATCCGTCGCCCGCGTGATCGCCCTTGATGAAGACCCCCGTCGCCGTGCTCGAGATCTTGTTGAACTCGAACACCGAGTTCGCGGTGTCGTACAGCATGATTCCGGCGCAGTTGGTGCTCCAGTTGCACGTGACGTCGGAGAGCGTGTTGTGGGCGACGGTCACGCCGTTCGCCGCCTCTACACGTACGCCGTTGTAGTTGTCGCTCCAGGCTCGGTAGGTGCCCCGGATCACCGAGCGCAGGAGCTTCCGAACCGGTCGTCGCGTGGAGCACGACCGGCCCCGTGTCTGGGCAGCTCAGGCCCTGCGCGGTCTGCTCGTCGACCCGCACGTTGTCCCAGAGGATGTGATCTCTGCTGTCGACGCCGATCGTCGGCCCGACGTAACCGGCCGCGAGCTGAATGTTGACCACCCCCACGCCGAGGAACGTGATGGGAGCCCCGGCGGTTCCGCTGTTGGCCGGATTCAACGCGACCGCCCATCGAGCGCCACCGGCGCAGCTGGTCCGGGGTCCGAGGGTCGTATACGTGCCCGCTGCGATGGTCACGGTGTCTCCTGCCTGCGCCGCCTCGGCTGCGTTGCCCGCGTTCGGATTCGCGCTTCCCCACGCCGCTCGGCCGACCGTGCACCACGGCGCGTTCGCGCCGTTCGCCGCGTAGCCTGTGCTATCGGAGCACGGAGGGCTGCCCGAGTTGTTCACGTGGAGGGCTTTGGCTTCCGCCGGGAGCGAGGTCGTGAGAATCGCTCCGGCCAACGCCATCACCTCAACTGCCGCGAGAGTCCTGTGAGCCATGCGGAATCACCTCCAACGCAGCTCGGGTGCAGTTCCCGGACCGTCGCGTGCGGCGCAGCGCTGCGAGCGGACGGGCCGCCAGGGCGGGTTTTTCGCGATCGGGTCGATCGCGCCGCCGCGATCAGGTCGATCGCACCCGCTCAGACATGTCGTTAGCGCGCTGAAGCGTGGCTGACCGTCGGTCGGGTGACGAAGAGAACGCCCGCGAGCGCTGCCGTCGCGACGCCGACCACTAGCGCGACGTCGGCCACGACGGCGGCTCGGTCGGTCTTCTCGACATCCGACGGGTCGCAGAAGGGCTTGCACCCGGCGCGATCGAGGTCGTCGAGCCGGCCTTGTGCGTTGGCAGGCGAACAAAGGCGAACGTCCCGAAGGCGACGAGGGACACGCCACCGCCGCGTAGACCGGCCATGGCACCGGACGCTTCGAGGACCCTGGCCCGGCTCCGGGCCGGGCGGCTGCTGAGGCACCTCCGTCCCCCAAACCACTTGAACGGCGCGAGCCTTCTCTCCCGCGCTCAAGAGCACCTGACGCTCGGCCGTCTTGCCCTGCCAGCGCACAACGAGAGTGTGTTGCCCGGGATCGAGAGGCACGGGCATTCCGTCAAGTCGCTCGGCGACGAGGGCGCCGTCGGCGAGCACTTGCGCCTCGGTGAGATCCTGCTGGCCCGAGCGCGCATGAACGACGACCGATGGCATCATCGCGTCCACGTCCGCCAGCCACTGAGCGCAATCCGCGTGCATGACGGAAGGGCACGGTTCCCGCGAGCAGAGGAGCAGGTCCTGCCGCGCTGCGCGGAGCGAGCCTCGCTGCTTGCGCCGCTGCCCCTGCTCGTAGGCGGTGGCGCAAGAGTCTTGGTGCTGTCCTCGGCCTGGGCGGCGCTCGGCCCGGTCAACGACACAAGCACGAGGAGGCAGAGGCCGACGGGGCGAGCGCGAGCCATCGACGTGCCATCTTATCGCGGACGCCGCTGAAACGGGCCGTTTGATGGGGTGGGACCCGGGTGATATCTTCACGCCGATGAGCGCTTCGCCCTTGG
Proteins encoded:
- a CDS encoding DUF1554 domain-containing protein, with the protein product MRTVLGFRTILLLGAAAAGCQLLLTGDVADTPDRAQLVDAAALGSDGAPQADAASGDGATTPTDGATDGGSGDASSFDATLSQDANVQDALAKDTGVKADIGTPYKVIFLHKPPSRANWNSIASADLACQDSRPDGVALAKALLVGATRTACTTDFCSGGGAEHDDWVLSPATEYRRPDGTVIGTTDAAGLFTAPLTNAIAVASSTTLAWTGLGPTWLTDQNCADWSNTTGAGGTGRCGYVGLKVDAFAKLLDACPANHEFYCVEQ
- a CDS encoding right-handed parallel beta-helix repeat-containing protein, which codes for MIRGTYRAWSDNYNGVRVEAANGVTVAHNTLSDVTCNWSTNCAGIMLYDTANSVFEFNKISSTATGVFIKGDHAGDGWPQLDNVFRRNWIENTTAGAFRGSPPPEARSSRTC